A window of Chloroflexota bacterium contains these coding sequences:
- a CDS encoding response regulator transcription factor gives MSIKVLLIDDEPMMKRMLAEVFRPPEFEFLAAPDGREGLRLAYDFRPDVILLDIMMPGMSGWEVCQRIREFSPVPIIMLTAMGQTTDKVRGLDMGADDYITKPVDLEEVRARVKALLRRAAVGEQTACLYSIGGDYLTIDPIARRVRVAGHEISLTPTEYNLLLYFVTHPDRPLSYGELLDNVWGPGYEGAVSNLKLYILYLRRKIEPDPENPIYIVNERGVGYRFVRSPLQEK, from the coding sequence ATGAGCATCAAAGTCCTCCTCATAGACGATGAGCCGATGATGAAAAGAATGCTGGCGGAGGTCTTCCGCCCGCCCGAATTTGAGTTCCTGGCCGCGCCCGACGGCCGCGAAGGCCTGCGCTTGGCTTACGACTTCAGACCCGACGTGATCCTGCTGGACATCATGATGCCCGGCATGAGCGGCTGGGAGGTCTGCCAGCGCATCCGCGAATTCTCGCCGGTTCCCATCATCATGCTCACCGCCATGGGCCAGACGACCGACAAGGTGCGCGGCCTGGACATGGGCGCCGACGACTACATCACCAAACCCGTGGACCTGGAGGAAGTCCGGGCGCGGGTCAAGGCCCTGTTGCGGCGGGCTGCAGTGGGAGAACAAACGGCGTGCCTCTACTCCATCGGCGGGGACTATCTCACCATAGACCCCATCGCGAGGAGGGTGCGAGTCGCGGGACATGAGATTTCCCTGACTCCGACGGAATACAATTTGCTGTTGTACTTCGTAACGCACCCCGACCGCCCGCTCTCCTACGGCGAACTGCTGGACAACGTGTGGGGTCCCGGCTACGAGGGGGCCGTCAGCAACCTGAAACTCTATATCCTCTATCTGCGGCGCAAGATTGAGCCTGACCCCGAGAACCCCATCTACATCGTCAACGAGCGCGGCGTCGGCTATCGGTTCGTCCGCTCACCCCTGCAGGAGAAATGA
- a CDS encoding gamma carbonic anhydrase family protein: MNVAIYQFENRIPTIGQNTYIHPSASVIGDVSIGEGCWIGPGASIRGDYGRITIGNYTSIEENVVVHARPDEQTVIGDWVTIGHAAVIHNATIHDYAVIGMRAVVSDWAIVGVWSVVAEGAVVRQSQEVPGGKIAVGVPARLLEKDVTAEYRAQWTHFKKIYVDLARRYPDGLKLLRP; this comes from the coding sequence ATGAACGTGGCCATCTACCAGTTTGAAAATCGCATCCCCACCATCGGCCAGAACACCTACATCCATCCTTCGGCCTCCGTCATCGGCGATGTCTCCATCGGCGAAGGGTGCTGGATCGGGCCAGGAGCCTCCATCAGGGGCGACTATGGCCGAATCACCATCGGCAACTACACGAGCATAGAGGAGAACGTGGTGGTGCACGCCAGGCCCGACGAGCAGACCGTCATCGGCGACTGGGTTACCATCGGCCACGCCGCGGTGATCCACAACGCCACCATTCACGACTACGCGGTCATCGGCATGCGCGCCGTCGTGAGCGACTGGGCCATCGTCGGCGTGTGGAGCGTCGTTGCCGAAGGGGCCGTCGTTCGGCAGAGCCAGGAAGTGCCCGGCGGCAAAATCGCCGTCGGGGTCCCCGCGCGCCTTCTGGAAAAAGATGTAACCGCCGAATACCGCGCCCAGTGGACCCATTTCAAGAAAATCTACGTGGACCTGGCGCGGCGGTACCCGGACGGGCTAAAACTGCTTCGCCCGTAG
- a CDS encoding deoxynucleoside kinase has translation MVKRFVIVAGNIGSGKTSLTTLVAQRLGWKAYYESVEDNPYLADFYADMRQWSFHLQIFFLGHRAELHRRIAALPESVIQDRSIYEDRHIFAQALFDMGMMRKRDFDAYVRLYDMIAAHLPIPSLLIYLQASVPTLARRIRLRGRDIESGITEDYLARLNELYRVWMEGFNLCPVLTVPADDLDFVNSADHLDIICTRILDRLQGKEEVILKP, from the coding sequence ATGGTGAAACGCTTTGTGATTGTGGCGGGCAACATCGGATCGGGCAAGACCAGCCTGACTACCCTGGTGGCGCAGCGGCTGGGGTGGAAGGCCTACTACGAGAGCGTGGAGGATAATCCCTACCTGGCCGACTTCTACGCCGATATGAGGCAGTGGAGTTTTCACCTGCAGATATTCTTCCTTGGGCATCGCGCCGAACTCCACCGCCGCATTGCCGCGCTGCCCGAATCCGTGATCCAGGATAGGAGCATCTACGAGGACCGCCACATCTTCGCCCAGGCTCTGTTTGACATGGGCATGATGCGCAAGCGGGATTTTGACGCCTACGTTCGCCTCTACGACATGATCGCGGCCCACCTGCCGATCCCGAGCCTGCTGATCTACCTGCAGGCTTCGGTGCCCACCCTCGCCCGCCGCATTCGCCTGCGCGGGCGCGATATTGAGTCGGGCATCACCGAGGATTACCTGGCGCGGCTGAACGAGTTGTACAGGGTGTGGATGGAAGGCTTCAACCTCTGCCCTGTGCTGACAGTCCCGGCAGATGACCTGGATTTTGTCAATTCTGCCGACCACCTGGACATCATCTGCACGCGAATTCTGGACCGACTTCAGGGGAAAGAGGAGGTCATCCTGAAGCCGTAG
- a CDS encoding DNA-binding protein, translating into MSTITVVLPDDRLIQLRELATRLGIAPEDLARASIEDLLSQPDEAFQKAAEKVLSKNADLYKRLAAQ; encoded by the coding sequence ATGAGTACAATCACAGTCGTTCTGCCCGATGATCGGCTCATCCAACTGAGAGAACTTGCAACCCGGCTAGGAATTGCTCCGGAGGACCTGGCGCGGGCAAGCATTGAAGACCTCCTGAGCCAACCTGACGAGGCATTCCAAAAGGCCGCGGAGAAGGTGCTGAGCAAGAACGCTGATCTGTACAAGCGACTGGCGGCGCAGTGA